In Bacteroidota bacterium, the DNA window GGTCCTTTCCCCGTCCCACCGCCATCGCTCCCCGCCCCCGTCCGACCCTTCCGGGCCCGTGTAGTCTTCTTTTCGTCCATAAGTATCGCGCTCCAAGCGCCAAAGATACTAACAGATACGCGTTCCGGAAGGGTTGCGAGGGGGAGGGGTACCAACAATGCTTGTTGGTGAAACATGGTTTGGACGGAGAGTAGATCTCGGGAATTCAAGGCCCGGACGCGATTGTTGGTTAAATGTGTGCGCAGTGTGAGTCATATTCAGGCAACATATCACATCCATTATTGCCCTATGCTGAAGAAGTTCGAATCATTAAGCAACGAGGAGAAGAAAGCAATTATCAACAACCGTCAACCGGTCGAATTTGAAGTGGACCTCAAGGAGCTAATAGACACGATTGATAACATTGATACGCTTGCCGAGAAGGCTGTCAAAGATCAGAGGATATCAATTACTCCTCCCTACGTTAGCGAGGCTATGATCGGCACCGTATTGGCCCATGGACCGACTGCATGGCAGAGATTCTTACTCTTGCTTAGCTATTTCGGAGCGAAAGTCTTTCTCAAACTGAAGGATCAGCATACTGCAATTATCGAGATATCCTTCTGAACGATGGCTCCGCAATCTCATCGGGCGAGCCTGGCGTGCTTTCGTAAGGTAGACTCAGTACGACGACAGAACTTTCGTTCTTCAATGCGAAGCGCAGTGTTCCTGCTGCTATAGCTGCTGGCGCAAGTCATTGATAAACTCTGAGATCGGCCGAACATACTGCTTCAATCCGATATGCTGTTCAGCGTGACTAAGACGAGAGCTGTCATTGGGGAGGTATACAATATGACTCAGTGAGCCGAGGAGTGCCAGTTTCTCATCCGAAAGATCCTCGTCGTATGTGATGATGTGATAAATCTGCTTGATCTTATATCGTCCGAGTGTTCCGCGATCCGCGCTGGTTACCTGTTTCCATCGTTCTCTAAGGGTTCTCTTGCAAGATATTCCAATCAACCAGCTATCGCGCGTCTTTACCCATTTGTCTACCTCAATGTCAGCCTGAAAATGCTCAGGCTGTGAAGCAGAAGGGATACCGTAGTAGTCCAGTATAAAGCTCGTCACATCCTCTAGGCTGCCCCCTGCACGCCCTTTTCTTTTCTGCCCCGCACGTCTTTCAAACTCTTGCACAAATGCCGTTAGAACAATATCCCTCTCTTCGACGGAAATTGTGTCTTTTTCCAACAGAAGCCGGAGGGCAGCAAATGCTTTTACAATCTCGGTTCTCTCGGCTGTCAAGCAACCCTTTACACCGAGATCATCCCATAGACGTATGACCGTCGCGAGTCCGGCGTCGCCTTGAACCTTAAGAAAGGACTGCGCGATTGTCTGGGTGAAAGCTCGGTCATCCGATGGAATATTAGCGATAGCTTGATTGATCGGGATAATTATACTTTCACACGTCAGAACAAAGACACGCATGTCCTCGACGGTCTGAATCTCCTCAGAAAGATCTGCGTGAAGTCTCCTGACGAGCTTCAGCTTGGCTTCAGAGCGGCTGAAACGCTCTTCAAGAATATTTCCAATCGCTGCCTTTTGGAGCGCGAGTTTTTCGGTTGGCGCAATTGGTCCACTTTCCAAAACGCGCATAGCGCTTCCAATTCTCAGTAGTAACCGGTTGTCCTTAGCCACACCTCCGTACTTGTCACCACTTATGAGCATCCGAGCGAACCAATATGATTTGTGCCACGGATTATCCAACTGTTGGACGATTTCTCTAGACTCCATCTGCCGTTTCCATTTCTAGTGATGCTGAGAGATCGTACTGAGCTTTGACTATACCTATCCGTTCCTCTGCCATCCGGCAATATTCCTGTGATAGCTCGATGCCTACAAAATTCCGTCCATTCCTTAGGGCAGAAATTGCAGTTGTGCCTGATCCCATGAATGGGTCGAGCACAAGCCGCGCGGTGGTCGACCCAATAATACGATCGATTAAAGCGACCGGAAAAGGCGCAGGGTGGGCATTCCTCATCTCTTGGCCGAACTCCCAGACGTCACCATAGGCGTTCGCTTTTGGCGCCAACTTGAATTCGGGCTTAGCGATTAGATAGATGACTTCATAAGTTGGTAAGAAATACCCTTGATTAAAGTTGATGCCACCCTTTCTTCGCCAAATAATTATCTGCCTAACGGGAAGACCCTCCACTATATCGTGCCTATCTTGGAGTAGTCCGTCCTGTACTCGCCATTTATGGTTGTAAAAAATTGCTCCCGTGTCCTTTATTAAGCGTAACATTTCAGCAAGGCAGTCGCGCTGCCATTTCACATAATCACCATGTGGCATGCAGTCATCATGATCAGAATATCCGGAAATGAGCGCTGCGTTCCGCCACTTACCACCCCGTCCATCCTTCATACCGTTGCCGGTAGAATTCTTGAGATTATACGGAGGTGAAGTTACTACCAGGTCGATACTCGCAGAGGGCAACTCCCGCATGACCTCAAGGCAGTCCCCGCATATGATTGTGTTGATTACCGAGTCAATATCCATCGAGGTGAATCTTTCACGATTTGCATAGTTGCTAACCAAGAGCTGGAGAGAATGATTTGCGTTCCAGGTCGCAGAAACGGTTAGTCGCAATACCTCGTGCATCGGCTGAACGACATCATTACAACAACGACCTTGGGGTGCAACTTTTGAACTGCGCCCGATCAATTGACTGTGCGTAGTACAATCTATTACGCCCTCTCCCCGGCCCTCTCCACTTTGTGGAGAGGGGGTTCTTATCGGTCATTGGCACGGTTTGTGCTCTGAAATTTTGTTTGATGGGCACCCATTGACAATTGGGATTCGAGGTTGTATATTGAATGCGTGAATGATAGGCACCACATCAGATGTGATGTGCGAGGGGTGATCGGTCTGATCGCCCTGCGCTCGCAAAGTCCGCCCCCCGGCGGACTTTCGTGTTTCTGGGGGTCGCCGAAGTGAGGGGTGTACGCGGGTTCGGATGAATTCTAAGGGACTTACGGACCATGAATTTGGCCGAACGGAAATCCGAAATAACGTATTAGTCATTCAAACCACGAGGTAACCATGGCATACAGCGAAGCACTTGCAGAACGGATTCGGTCCTACCTGACCCGCCGCCGGGACGTCGAAGAGAAAAAGATGTTCGGCGGCATCTGCTTCATGGTGGCCGAGAAGATGTGCGTCGGCGTCATAAAAAACGACCTGATGGTCCGCATCGATCCGGATGACACCGATGCCGCCGTCAAGCGGCCGGGTGCACGTCCGATGGATTTCACGCACCGACCGATGGCCGGCTACGTCTATGTGACTGAGAAGGCCCTCGATAAAGAAACCGACCTGCACCGCTGGCTCGACGAGGCGCTTGAATACAACAAGATCGCCAAGCCATCGAAGAAGCGAAGCAGCAAGAAGAAATGAGCGGCGACGAGCACCACAAACTGCTTCATCGGCTCGCCACCGGCGACAAAGAGGCGTTGCGGCTGCTCTATGACGCGTTCTCGGGCAAGGTTTACAATACGGCCCTCTCCTACGTGCAAGACCCTTCGGACGCCGAGGAGGTGACGCAAGATGTGTTCGTTGACATTTGGCGCACGGCCTCCGGCTTTGCAGGCGGCTCGACGGTTTCGACCTGGATCTACCGCATCGCCGTCAATCGGTCGCTCGACGTGTTGCGTCGGCGCAAGCGCAAGAAACGCACGGCCACGCTCGTGCGACTCTTCAACCCCACGAGCGGCAAGCTCGAACACGACGCGTCGGATTTCGTCCACCCCGGCATCGAGCTCGAGCGGCGAGAGGATTCGAAAGTGCTCTTCGCGGCGATCGACGAGTTGCCCGACAAGCAAAAGACTGCGTTCATCCTCACCTACGTCGAAAACCTGCCGCAGCAAGAAGTTGCAAGCGTCATGGGCACCAGCGTCGGGGCCGTTGAGCAGCTGCTGCAACGGGCGAAAGTGAATTTGAGGAAACGGATAGAACGAGAGTAGAAAGTAGCCCCGACTTTAGTCGGCGACGAGGCTGGCGGATCGCCTTCGGCGATGCTCCGACTAAAGTCGGAGCTACTTGCGGAGGAGCCACTTGAGGAGGAGCTACTTGAGGAGGAGCTACTTGAGGAGCTTCTTAATCCGTGGTGTCATTCTGAGCGAAGCGAAGAATCCCTTTCGGCCTGTACGGGCCTTCGAGGCAAACCTCAAGGGATTCTTCGTCGGGCTAAAGCCACTCCTCAGAATGACATACTGACGATGAGGATTCTTCGCTTCGCTCAGAATGACAAGCAAGGAAAGAATAGCCGTAGGAATGTGAAACGAACAACGTCTAATACAACGAACATGACGACGAACCGAACCGAACGGATACTCTCGAGCACCGAAGGCATGAAGCCTGCCGAGGCGCCGCCGTTCCTCCTGACGAGGATCGAAGCGCGCATCTCGGAAGGTGTCCGCTACGTCGGGGCCTCGAAGGTTCGCATGGCCCTTGCCGCCGCGGCGATGCTCGTCATGGTGAACGCCGGGGCGATGCTTTGGGCGTCACGTTCAACCAGTGTATCATCCCCTGCCACGGGGAACGGACAGTCTGCCAGCGCCTACCAGTCGGGCGACCTCTCGCTCGATGCGTTCAACACAACATTCGACTCGAAATGAAACGGGATACATTACTGACGATTGCGATCGTCGTGCTGCTGGTGCTGAACATCGGCACGATATCGTACCTCTTCATTTCACGCCCACACCACATGCCGCCTCCACCGCCACCGCCAATGGGTGAGCGCGGCCCGATGATGCGGCCCGACGAACTCATTCGCTCGACGCTCGGGCTGAGCGAAGCGCAAGACAAACAATACGCCGCATCGATCGAAACGCATCATTCGGCGATGATGAAGCTCGACAGCGAATTCCGCAGCGCGGCGGATCGCTACTTCCAGATGCTTCGCGGCAATGCGAGTCAGTCCGACAAAGATGCGGCGCTTGCCGCGATCGGCAAAGCACAATCAGGCAAAGCCGAAGCGACGTACAAACACTTCGAAGAGATCCGTGCACTTTGCACAAGCGAGCAGCAGCCGAAGTTCGATTCGATCGTGCCCGAGTTGACACGGATGCTGCTGAATCAACAGCCGCGTGGCCCGCAAGGTGGACCAATGTCGCAAGGCCGTATGATGCCGCCGCCGGAAGCTGGTCCGCATGGGATGACGCAACCGCCTCCTCCGCCGCCGCACGAAGGCGGTGAACAAATGCCGCCACCAGAGCGTAGGAAGCCGTGAGGTTCGGCGTCTAATAGATCAAAGACTCATTCATCGCTACGAACATGAAAACGATCCGCATCGCATTCTACGCCACGGCCGTCATTGCCCTCGCCGCATTTGCAATGGCCTGCAAGTCGAACAGTTCATCCACGCCGACCGACAACGGCAGTTCGAACACCGACCCGCTCGCGATCTACAAAAAGATCTACGGCGCAACGAGCATCACGCAAGATGGTGATTACGTCGTTATCACGTCGAAGGGACTGCCTGACCACAAGAGCCCGTACTACAAAGGCACGCAGTGGCAGGATTCACTCTACGAAGCCTACAACGGCACGAACACGAGCTTCATGCTCGCACCGGGTATCATCGCCGCGCAGACGCTGACCTTCCGCATGCCGATGAACCCCTCCGTTGCAACGACGCACAGCTCCACGCCGCTCGGCCCGATCGGTGTGTCGCTCAATGGCGTGCCGTTCTTCAATCAATATGCGGGCAACGGCGCGCCGCTCGGCTCGAACGAACTCAATACGTTCGACCAACAGAACGGACATCCGACGCCGATGAATCAATATCACTATCACGCCGAGCCGTGGTGGTTGACAAAATCAAAAGGGAGCTCGGCGCTGCTCGGCTTCCTGCTGGACGGCTTCCCGGTCTATGGGCCGATCGAGAACGGCAAGACGATCACGAACGCCGATCTCGATTCGTATCACGGACACACCGGCGTGACGGCAGAGTACCCGAACGGGATCTATCATTATCACGTCACTGCGGAAGCGCCGTACATCAACGGCAGCGGATTCTATGGCACGCCGGGCACGGTCAGTCACTAGCGTTGTATGGGTTACCGCCGTCGCGGCGATCTCGGCCCTGCTCTTTATAGATTGCGCGGAGCATCCGAGATCGCCCGATGTCGAGCCTATCGAACAGCCGACGATCTCGGTGAGCGCAAGCGATCCGCGGCTGCAGCTTGATTCGGGAGTCATGAAGTTTGCCGGGAAATTGTACACGGGATACATCGTTGCCTCCGCGCAGAACGGTGATACGCTTGCCGTGGCGCCGTTCTCGCGGGGCAAGGAACATGGCACCGAACGGCAATGGTATCCGAACCGGCAATTGAGAGAAGTTCGTCACTACTCCCTCGGCAAGAAGACTGGTAGGCACGAGGGTTGGTGGCCGGACGGTACACAGCGCTTCGTCTATGATTTTGACAATGATAACTTCGAAGGCGTCGTCAAAGAGTGGTACCCAAACGGGGCGCTGTACCGTTCGTTTCATTATCACGAAGGTCACGAGCAAGGCCTTCAAACGGTCTATTACCAAGATGGCCGCATTCAAGCGAACTATGAAGTTCGCGGCGGCCGCTCGTACGGCAACACCGGATATCGCAACTGTGAATCTCCGTTCAAGAACGATAGCACTGATCGTCAGTAGTATTGCACTCTTCGCGATCGCTTCCTGCAAGCAAGCGACCGAGGAGCTGCCGTACTATAATACACCCGACTTCACTCCGAGTTGGGCACGTGAGACTCACATCAACATCGACACGCTTCACCGCATCGCGCACTTTGCCTTTTTCGACCAAACAGGAGCAACGATCACCGACAAGACGTACGGCGGGAAGCTCTGTGTCGCCAATTTCTTCTTCACTACATGCTCCGGCATTTGTCCGAAGATGACGAACAACCTCTCGGGCGTTGCAAAGACATTCGCAAACAATAATGATGTCATGTTCGCATCATTCTCAGTCACACCACAGATCGACAGCGTTGCCCAACTGGCCTCCTACGCAGCCACACATAAGATCGACTACCGACGATGGCACTTGCTCACAGGTGACAAGAAGGCGATCTACGATCTGGCTCGTCTCTCCTACTTCGCCGAAGCCGAGCCCGGCGTCAGCAAGGATTCATCGGAGTTCTTGCATACGGAGCATCTGATCTTGGTCGATCGCGAGGGACATATCCGTGGCGTGTACGATGGCACACTGTCTCTCGAAACGGAGCGGTTGATCGCCGACATTCGGACACTCTTGAAGCAGTAGGTCGGTCTTCGTATTTTGGTCCCTCGAACATGAACGAGGGCATACCACGGAATTCGCTCAGCCTGAACCCGATCAATCTCGGCGTGAGGTTTCTGCTCGAGCTGTGCATACTTGCGGCGCTTGCGTATTGGGGCTGGAACAAGTTCTCAGGCTCGCTCGGCGTCTTGTTCTCGGTTCTACTTCCTGTGGTTGGTGCCACGCTGTGGGGCACCTTCCGTGTCCCCGACGATCCCGGAAGGGCGACCGTCGCCATCAGAGGCTGGCTTCGGCTTTTGCTGGAATTGCTTCTCTTCACGGCTGCGAATGCCGCACTGTTCGATCTGCAACTCACGACATCCGCATGGGCAATGCTTGTCATCACGGTTGTGCACTACGCGATCTCATATGATCGCATCCGTTGGTTATTGAAACGATAGCATCATTATGGGCAAGAAGATCAAAGAGGTCGATGCATACATCACCAAGTCGCAGGAATTCGCCAAGCCGATCTTGACGAAGATCCGTGACGTCGTTCACAAGACATGTCCGGATGTCGAGGAGGCGATCAAGTGGGGCATGCCGTTCTTCATGTATAACGGCCAGATGATGTGCATGATGTCGGCGTTCAAGCAACACGCGGCAATGGGTTTCTACAAAGCAGCACTAATGAGCGACAAGACTCTGATCGAGAATGCGAAGAGTGAGTCGGCGATGGGCCACGTCGGCCGCATGGAGAGCATCAACGACCTCCCTTCCGATAAGAAGCTCGCGGCATGGATCAAAGAGGCGATGAAGCTCAACGCAGAACGCGTAAAGCTGCCGAAAGCAAAACCATCTCCGAAGGAAAAGAAAGAACTCGTTGTCCCGGACTACGTCACAAAAGCTCTCAGGACCAACAAGACCGCAAAGGCTGCATTCGAGGCATTCCCCTACTCACATAAGAAGGAATATGTGACATGGTTCGAAGAGGCGAAGACCGACGCCACACGAGAGAAGCGCCTCGCTCAGGCCATTGAGTGGATGGCCGAGGGGAAGTCGCGCAACTGGAAATACGAACGGAAGAAGTGATCAGGGTTGAGTTGCACGATGCAGTCGCTTGATCACCGCGATCTGTCCGGCATGCCACGCATCGTGACGGATCATCATCCGCATTTGTTCGGAGATCGACTCGTAATTCTTCAGTCGTTCGGCAAACTCTTCATCGCGCAGCGATACGATCGTCTCGCGAAGTTCTGACCTATATTTCTTCAACTCCGTGATCGCCTCGCCCAAGGTCCTCGCACGAGGTGTAGGCGGATCCCCGACTGCGTTCGGCCGCTCGATGATATTGTCTCGATAGTAACGGTAGCAATGCGCGAGGTGCACGACATGCCACATGATCGTCCCGGCAGGTGGATAGCCGTCATCCGTCGGTTCGCCGAGATAGGCAGGAGGCTGGTAACACGCTTCGAAGTCCGACACATCGCGAAGGGCGGCTTCGACCGATTCCCACTGATAACTCAGCGCATCGTCGAATGCCGCCAACAACTCATCCTTCGCAGTGATGGCGCGTTCCGCCATAGGTGCTATGCGGCTTGCTTCATCGGATAGCGTGAGTATATCCACGCCTTGAACGCATCGTTCGCTTTGACGAACGTCCCGTTTGAGAACTCACAGATCAGCTCGTTGCCGTGCATGACACGGATGTCGGCGTCGAGATCGAGCGAACCCTCATACAAGGGCTTTGCCTTGGCATCCGCGGCTTGCTTCTTCGCCTCGGTGACGCAATCACCAACGCTCCGACCGCAGAAGTCCACGAGCGCATCGGCCGTCAGCGGCTTACCGGTCATTCGCTCGACAAGATCGAGGAAGCTGACCGAGTTACCATATTTCCAATAACCATTCTCGAGGTCCGGTCCAATGTTCGGGTTGTCGCAGATAAAGCCGTACTTCTTGATGAAATACGCGCGGGTCTGTCGGACCGCCATTTCTGCGAGAACATACCCATGATAGTATGCGCTCGACTCGCCGGCGAGGATATGCGGCACAGCGAGGATCGGGCGTGGCGCCTCTTCCATAAAATAGATGCGTTTCTCGAGATCCGCAACGAGCTTCAGGACATTCTCCGGTGTTAGCTCGCTTTCCGGCATTTCATAGATCGCCTTTTCGAAGTAGCAGACGCCGAGCATCGCACGCACACCGATCACTTCATGCGGTTGCATTTGTGTGATGTGTCGCTCGATGAGCTCGAACGGAATGGTCTGCCCGGCCGAGTTCTTCGCGTAGCGGGTAAGCCAATCTGCATCGGAGAGGATCGAATCGCAGAACATCGACTGCGTCTCGGCATACGCGACCGACGTTGGTGCGAACTCCTGTGCGAAGCACGGAGAATTCATCAGCACATTTGAAAAATGTGCAGCGTGTCCGCCTTCGTGGAAAAGCGTATTGAGCGCGTCATTCCCCGAGCCTACTTTATTCGGGATCGCGTTCGCCGTGAAGTTGATCCGAGCCGAATGCCACGCGCCGTTCTCGAACCACGACGGCCCGGGGCCGTGCATGAAGCCGTTCTCGTATTTGCCGATACGATCGACAAGATCGAGTGTCAGCGTTGCGCCGCGATAGCGGATACCGAGCGCAGCGAACGACTTCACCCAACGCTCCAGACCGTCGGCGAACGGCAGATACGGATCGAACTCCTTGAGAATGTCGCCCGAGCGCAAGAACTCGTAATTCCACCCGCGACGCGCCTGCTCCCCTTTCTCTTTGGCGAGCATATCAACGGTACGTCTGGCACTTTCGCGCGTGCGTGCTTCGAGGTCGTCCAAGATCTCGAAGAGACGCTTCTTCGAGAAGCCCTCGGTGCGCTGCACCTTCCAATCGTAATAATCCTCATAGCCGCACAGGCGTCCGAGCTCGTTGCGCTTGCGCACAATCTCGAGGTAACCGTGCTCCAGCACGAATGGTCCGATGCTCTTGAGGCCGTCGTATGCGGCTTTGCGCGTTGCTTCGTCCGCTTCGACGCGTTTGATGTTCGAGAGGTCGTTGGTGGTTGCGCGCTTGAATTCGCCGGTCTTCGGATCGGTGTAGCCGAGGTTCATCGCACCCCGCTCGACGAGCAGCTTGCCTTCAAGTTCGACGATCTCGGCAGATAACGCCCGCGCTGCATCGCTCTCGATGACATTCGCCACGAAGAATCGCTCCCAACCTTTGGCGGCGATCTGCTCTGCATCTGACATCGTCGTGGCGCTCATCAGCCCGCGAAGCTTCACGAGCTTCGAGGCATCCTGCGCGAATGCATTCACCGCGTTCTCGGCGGCTGCAGTTGCCGTCTGCGACGCCGCAGGGTCGGATGTCAAACCCATCTTCGACTCCCAGAATGAGTCTTCTTTTGCAGTGTGGAGCTTGACGAACTCGCTATTAAGGGAGTCGATGTATTGTGAAAGTGCAGACATGTGCGTACAATAAAGTTGAGTGGTCCCGACTGACGGTACGGCAATCGGAACAGCCTCCGATGCGTACCTGTTTGGGGAGCGAGAATTACTAACAGCTATGAGTTACATTCCATTCGATGCCATGCCGGAGCGTGCCAGGCTCTGGGTCTTTGCCGCCGATCGCCAGCTTTCCGATGCGGAGGCCGATGCACTGCTGCGCGAGATGCAGGCATTCACGCACACGTGGATGGCGCACGGTCATCCCGTCACGGCAAGCTGCCAGTTGAAGTACGGCCAATTCCTCTTTATTGCTGCGGACGAGGCAAGCCTTCCGAGCGGCTGTGCAACGGATGAAATGACGCGTCGGGTGCGGCTGCTGGGCGAGACGTTCGGCATCGAATTCCTCGGCATGCCGCGCGTTCAATATAGAAGCGGCGATTCGATCGTCAGCACGTCACGGATGGAGTTTGCGGATCTGGCAAAGGCAGGTACGGTTGACAGCTCGACGGTCGTCTTCGATAATACGGTCCCGACTCTCGCCGACCTCAATGCGGGCAAATGGGAAACCCATGCCAAGCAAAGCTGGCATGCAAAGGCGTTCGACTTCGTGCGTTAGAGTGTCTTCGAGAACATCGGCTTCGCCGTCTGCATCTTCGGCAGGTACGCATCGAAGCACATCGCGATGTTGCGAATAAAGAAGCGGCCGTTGTCAGTGATCGTGACGGCGTCGGCAGCGTTGATGGCAAGACCATCTGCCTCCAACTCCTTCAATCGTTCGAGCGAATCGGCAAAGTAGGTATTGAACTCGATTCCGTACTTTTTCTCGACTTTCGCCTTCTCCAAATGGAAGTCGCACATCAAACGCATGATGACGTGCTCGCGCAGGAGGTCGTCGTCGGTCATCTGTAATCCTGCAATGACGGGCAGTTCGCCTTTGTCGATGCGGGCATAATATTTATCCAGCACTTTCTCGTTCTGCGAGAACGACGGACCGATGTGGCTGATGGCGCTCATGCCGAGGCCGACGAGGTCGCGGCCTGCACGGGTTGAGTATCCCTGGAAGTTGCGCTGCAGTGTGCCGTCTTTGCGCGCGAGCGCGAGCTCGTCGTTCGGCTTTGCGAAGTGATCCATGCCGATGTAATCATACCCCGCTTCCATGAAGCGCGTCGTAGCATCCGCGAAGAGAAGGAGTTTCTCGTCCGTCTGCGGCAGCGTGTCGATCTGGATCAGTTTCTGATGCGGCTTCAGCCACGGTACGTATGCAAAATTATAGAGGGCGAGGCGGTCGGGCTCGAACGTCAGCACCTTCTCGACCGTCGCATTGAACGACGCACGAGATTGATACGGCAGTCCGTAGATGAGATCGACGTTGATGCTCTCGAACCCATTCTTGCGGCACCACCCGATCACTTCTCGAGTCAGCTCCTCGGGCTGGATGCGGTTGATCGCTTCCTGCACCTTCTCATCGATGTCCTGCACGCCGATGCTTGCGCGGCGGAAACCGACGTCGGCGAGCGCACGGATGTGGTCCTCGCCGATCTCGCGCGGATCGATCTCGACGGAGATCTCGGCATCCGGCGAGAACGTAAAATGCTTGTGCAGCTTCTGCCCGAGCGTGCGAATCTCGGTCGGCGTCAAGTGCGTCGGCGTGCCGCCCCCCCAATGAAGTTGGATAATGTTCTTACCTTTGACAAGCTCCCCCGTCTTTTCGATCTCGCGGTCGAGGTAGTTCAGGTAGTTTGCTACGCGCTCGCGGTTGTTCGATACGAGCATCGTGCAGCCGCAGAAGTAGCAGAGCGTATCGCAGAACGGCAGGTGCACATAGAGCGAGATGTTGTCGCTCGTCTCACGAAGTTGCTTCTCGTGGTCAGCCGCAGTATAGGAGGTGTTGAACACCGGCGCGGTCGGGTAGCTGGTGTAGCGCGGGCCCGGACGGTTGTACTTTTCGAGCAGCGGCAGCAGCTCGAAGACATCACTC includes these proteins:
- the hemN gene encoding oxygen-independent coproporphyrinogen III oxidase; this translates as MSTASTHQSDVFELLPLLEKYNRPGPRYTSYPTAPVFNTSYTAADHEKQLRETSDNISLYVHLPFCDTLCYFCGCTMLVSNNRERVANYLNYLDREIEKTGELVKGKNIIQLHWGGGTPTHLTPTEIRTLGQKLHKHFTFSPDAEISVEIDPREIGEDHIRALADVGFRRASIGVQDIDEKVQEAINRIQPEELTREVIGWCRKNGFESINVDLIYGLPYQSRASFNATVEKVLTFEPDRLALYNFAYVPWLKPHQKLIQIDTLPQTDEKLLLFADATTRFMEAGYDYIGMDHFAKPNDELALARKDGTLQRNFQGYSTRAGRDLVGLGMSAISHIGPSFSQNEKVLDKYYARIDKGELPVIAGLQMTDDDLLREHVIMRLMCDFHLEKAKVEKKYGIEFNTYFADSLERLKELEADGLAINAADAVTITDNGRFFIRNIAMCFDAYLPKMQTAKPMFSKTL